In Phaenicophaeus curvirostris isolate KB17595 chromosome 14, BPBGC_Pcur_1.0, whole genome shotgun sequence, a single genomic region encodes these proteins:
- the SIAH1 gene encoding E3 ubiquitin-protein ligase SIAH1, producing MSRQTATALPTGTSKCTPSQRVPALTGTTASNNDLASLFECPVCFDYVLPPILQCQSGHLVCSNCRPKLTCCPTCRGPLGSIRNLAMEKVANSVLFPCKYASSGCEITLPHTEKADHEELCEFRPYSCPCPGASCKWQGSLDAVMPHLMHQHKSITTLQGEDIVFLATDINLPGAVDWVMMQSCFGFHFMLVLEKQEKYDGHQQFFAIVQLIGTRKQAENFAYRLELNGHRRRLTWEATPRSIHEGIATAIMNSDCLVFDTSIAQLFAENGNLGINVTISMC from the coding sequence ATGAGCCGTCAGACTGCTACAGCATTACCTACAGGTACCTCAAAGTGTACACCATCACAGAGGGTGCCTGCGCTGACTGGCACTACGGCTTCCAATAATGACTTGGCTAGTCTCTTTGAGTGTCCTGTGTGTTTTGACTATGTGCTGCCACCAATTCTTCAGTGTCAGAGTGGCCATCTCGTTTGTAGCAACTGTCGCCCCAAACTTACCTGCTGTCCAACTTGCCGAGGCCCGCTGGGCTCCATTCGTAACCTGGCTATGGAGAAAGTTGCCAATTCTGTACTATTCCCCTGTAAATATGCCTCTTCCGGATGCGAGATAACTTTGccacacacagaaaaagcagacCATGAGGAGCTGTGTGAGTTTAGGCCTTATTCCTGTCCATGTCCCGGTGCTTCATGTAAATGGCAAGGTTCTCTGGATGCTGTAATGCCACATCTGATGCATCAACATAAGTCAATTACAACACTTCAGGGAGAAGATATAGTGTTCCTTGCTACAGACATTAATCTTCCTGGTGCTGTTGACTGGGTTATGATGCAGTCTTGTTTTGGCTTTCATTTCATGTTAGTAttggagaaacaggaaaaatatgatGGCCACCAGCAGTTCTTTGCAATTGTACAGCTGATAGGAACACGCAAGCAAGCAGAAAACTTTGCTTATCGACTTGAGTTAAATGGTCATAGGCGGCGATTGACTTGGGAAGCAACTCCTCGATCTATTCATGAGGGAATTGCAACAGCCATTATGAATAGTGACTGTCTAGTCTTTGACACCAGCATTGCACAGCTCTTTGCAGAAAATGGCAATTTAGGCATCAATGTAACTATATCCATGTGTTGA